CCTCCAACTTTGCCGACTCCTTGACCGCCTCATCGAGTTTGGACTGGAGAACCTCGACCTGGCGCTTGTATTGAAGGGAAGActtctcttcattctctAGGCGCTtctgaagatcttcaacggcagcagcagcttcggCTCGAGCGTCTGATTCAGCAGCACTCAGAGTATCCCTTCTGGCAATAGCAGCACGGGCCGACACAGGCGCAGTTGTTCGTAGCGATCGAGTGCGGGTATGGCCATTGCTGGTAGGAGTAGTAGATCGAGAGTTGGAACGTGAGGGAGAAGgacttgttgaagaattAGATTCGGTATGAGAAACTCGGCCAACACCACCCGCCGGAGGCTTCTTTGTAGCAGCGGACATATTTATTTGTTTTGTTTGGTTGGGCTGTGTTGGGTCGTATGCTTTTAGCGATGTAGCGTAAGAAGAGTGGGCGGTGTCTCAAGGGAGCGAGAGCAACACCAGGTTGTTCGAGGTCGAGTATAGATATTGTACGGCTTAAACCTGCGGTAGTGTCGTGTCTTCTGCTTGCGGCCGATTGTGTTGCACGTTCGCCCGGTGATCTGGAACGTACTCAAGATAATAAACCCAACAAGAAGGGTCGAAGCTGAAATAGGAGTGTGTCTTGTCTGTCCAATACAGTAACGGACAGTCCGTCTGCGCCTCAGAAGGGACGTTGCCAGGTACGGGGTAGGGGCCTGCACTTTAGTGTGTGGCGTCGGCGTCCAGAAGGTCGATATTTCTGGGGCATCCAAGCAGCCAACTGTTGAAACAGGCTACGCCAGGCCAGGAAATACTGTGCTATACTGTATAACTGTATTGATAGTGATGAGTCGAAGAAACGACTCCAGTTTGGGGTTTGTTGCAGAAGAGTGAATACCGTGCAGATGTTGAAGGACGAAGCTGCAAAACTTGCCAGCTAAAGACAAAGGATTCGATGGGTGTTGGCTGACCTGATATGCAGGGACTCACACTCTATTGCCAACAGCCTCCCTCCATTATGGTTTACCTATATGGAGCATTAGGAAGGTTTCGATGTACACAAGTACAGTCattaatcttaattattTACTCATACTGTAGCAGCCAATCTATATCCGTAACACTGCTGGCGCGGTAGCGTCGTAAGAGGTAACGTGTGGCTGTTGAATGTTATTTTGTCGTGTCAATGAGTGGAACAGCTCCTTATATGGGCCCTTTTATTAATGAATGTCACGGATCTTCCCCAGAAGGTGTTGGGGACATTTGCTTGTGCCTGGAGGTTTTCCCGCAAACAACAGGGCCATACTTGATCCATGCGTACTGTGCATGGCCTCTGGTAAAGTGCCTTTAATGATGCGCCTGGAAAATAGGAAGAATTGTAATGGGAGATTGGCAATTGAGATTTGGATAAACTGCCCGTCAATGTATCACTTGAGTGGCTGAGGAATGAGCAACAGGAAGCAACTCATGAAAGCCGCGTCAGAGCATTTCTTTTAAAATTGATCATGTTATATGTATGCCACGTAGCGGTTGACTCACAGCCAGCTAACCCAAGTTTTCGAAATTCTGATCGCAACACAGGTTAGCGTGGTCACAGCACGTTCAAGGCCTGAACCTTATGGTTTACAATTAAGTCAGTGGCTCTTAAAGTTGGTAAGTCATGCGTTCCAAGTAGTGGGTTGCTCCTCGACAACCCATGCATTCCTACCCTCGCAGGATTAATGCCTCTAGAACAGGGATAATACAAAAGATAACATGTTGACTTAAGAACTAGGAAACCTTGTTCAAGTATGGATAATGAGCAACAAAATGCTATATACAGGTGAAGGGGAATGCTTCCGTATTGCGTGCTTGACACTGGGGTGATTGAGTTCATACATTACATTAGAGCTCTGTTGTCGCAACACTGAACACGGCATTAACAAAACCAATTGCATGACAACCAATGTGACAATCACAGGGACAAGACATATATTGGTGGGGAACAATGTTCATGAGCTTTATTTTTTATTGGCTTGAACTGGTAATCGATACCAAGTCCAACGAAGCCCAAGACGCATAGGTCAAGGGGAGAACTGCCAGCTTTCTTGCATCGCATGTTCTCACTAAGAGTTGTCGCTTTTTCATCACTCAGATTGGTATATCCTCAAATGCCCTGGACCCATTTTACCCCAAACGCCATAAAATGCATTCTCTATCAGCGAGACACTTAAGCCTGCTGGTCGCTGAGAATGTCGGAGTCACCAGCGTCGAGGATGGCCATGGTGGAGCAACGGAAGAGCTTACCGCAGGCGGTACCGAGCTCAATCTGTAGGTGGACATGTAAGCCTATGAACCCTCCAAAGTCggatgacttcttctctgggTAGGCCACAAGAACTCAAGTTCTTGGGACCAAAGAAATGTTGTCAAGCAAGCCAACATTTCCGAGAAGCATCATGTTGCAGTTTCCGGCAACATGACGATATTTGTAAAGAGACCTAGCGATTTGGGACTTACGTTGTTGCCAGAGAAGTGGTGGATGGGGGCCTTGGACAGCATGCTGTAGTACTCGAGCTCAGACTTGCGGAGAGGAGGAGTGTTGCCAgcaatgatgatgagcttggcctTGCCGGATCGGAGGCTCTTGAGGGTAGACTTGTAGCCGAGAGTGACTGCAAAATCGGTCAGTCAAAAGTTCGTCCTTGATTACTTCTCAGGACTCTGCGCATACCCTTTCCGGACTTCATAACAAGCGCCAACTTGgagttgatgctgttggcatccttcttgctcttcttctgggggGCCATTGTGATTGTTGGGCGACGGGTTGGCGGTGACTTGACGTTCGTTGATGGAAGCTGAAAGTGTGAAGAAAAAGTTGCATGGGTTTTTGAAAGGCAAGTGCGTGGAGTGGGCTAACCCCGATACGCTCCTGCCGTTGCAGAGCCCTAAGCCGATATTTACCCGCTGACCTCATCCGCTGACAAATGAGCAGACATTGCGAGAAAGGCTGTTTGGGACATTCTTTGTGTGCTGCTCTGCTTTCTCctacaccaacaccatcaaccgGATATCCATCAAAACTCCGACAAAATGGCGCGCCGTCCTGCTCGTTGCTACCGGTACTGCAAGAACAAGGTGAGTTTTTCTTTATTCGAATCATCTCCAGAAATATCGTGATTTTGACCTCGCTGCTTCATTTCCGCGACGAAATACCCAGTGCTGCGCTTCTGCGGGGTGGCCTCTCTGATTATGAATCACAAACTTCTGAAGATAATATCATACTGATTCCCCCTCCAGCCGTACCCCAAGTCTCGGTTCAACCGTGGTGTCCCCGACCCCAAGATCCGAATCTTCGATCTTGGCCGAAAGCGCGCCAATGTTGACGACTTCCCTCTCTGCATTCACCTCGTTTCCAACGAGTATGAGCAGCTGAGCTCCGAGGCCCTCGAGGCCGCCCGTATTTGCGCCAACAAGTACCTTGTCAAGAACACCGGTAAGGAGGGTTTCCACCTCCGAGTCCGCGCCCACCCCTTCCACGTTGTCCGTATCAACAAGATGTTGTCTTGTGCCGGTGCCGATAGACTGCAGACCGGTATGCGTGGTGCCTGGGGTAAGCCTAACGGCACTGTCGCCCGTGTCAACATTGGCCAGATTCTCATGAGCGTCCGCACTCGTGATGCTAGTATGTGTAATCCGGTTTGCCACTTTGAAGCCATCTTACTAATCAACTACCAGACCGTGCCATTGCCCTCGAGGCCCTCCGACGATCCCAGTACAAGTTCCCTGGCCGACAAAAGATCATTGTCTCCAAGAACTGGGGCTTCACCCCTCTCCGACGTGAGGAGTACCTcgacaagaaggctgctggcCGCGTCAAGGTCGACGGTGCTTATGTCCAGTTCCTTTCCAACCACGGTTCTCTGGAGCGCAACATCCGCCGCTTCCCCGATGCCTTCAAGTCTGAGGCTTAAAGAAATGATGGACAGGATGGAATCTGGGTTTTCTGGCGTCAAAATGGCTTGTCAAATAAGGACCTCTCGAGACTTTACTAGTTGAAAGGTGCCGGTTAGGCAAATTGAAATCTTGCATTCAGAACTCTGTTTCCTCATCGTGCACCGCATCATTAATGATATCACTCAAAGATTTCTGACTTTGACTAGAGTGGTAGGTCTTATCTAAGCACGGGATATGTTTTCTGAGATCTGTAACCCTGTGAAATGTGCCTCTCAATTTCTAAGCCATGCACTGCTTGGCTTATCGTTGTCAGACAATTGCTCATCGATCAGCTCAAGCCTGGCATTCTCATTTTTGGCCTGGTGATTGGCGGGCCATGCTGTCCGCATATCCACTCGTACTCCCTGCCGAACATGGTGGTGTACTCCCGCTCACCTTCGGGGGAAGTTTGATGCAGGAGGAATACTACCATTTCTGGATGCTTATATCTCATTTCAAGATACTTGGGATTGTGCATATAGAAGATTGTACTTGAAGAGTGTTGGAAGAGACATTCAATGTCTTGTTGGGGCAGTTTCGCAATACGGCTACGCTTGGATTCGGACCACATGACTTCACTTGGGTGATTTGTGACGCCATGAAGGTCACAGGTAGCGCACGTCTTTTTTCCTCACTCTGACAGAAGACATCAGGGGTTATCGTTGGACGAGATGGAGCCCCGTTGGTTAGGCCGAGGAAACATGAATCGTAAGGTTGTATGAGGTGAGGATTCCTTTACTCATCGCTCGGGAACCTCTTTGTTCCTTCTTTGTGAAAAACATCCTGTTTCAGTCATAGCGAGATACTTGATAGTCGGTGTCTATTGAATGGCGCTGTTACTTAGGTCGGTTTTAGTAGCATCCATTAACACAGTCAGATGCAgaatgagatgagaaagTGGCTGGCTAAAGCTGGCATTGGACAAATGGAATGGAGGGCCTGGGGGATCATGAAGGCACCTCACCTGCGGTTGTGTCACCTTGGGCGGGACAGCGGGCAGACTAGCTCATAGGTACCTCAGATCTGTCTTTGATGGGGGCAGCAACTTATCACCCTGCATCTGATCTTGGCTGTGGATATGTGCCGGGCCCTTTTTCCTTCTCGAAGAATGTAACGATGGTTTAACCGTACGACTTCTTATTAGGCATATCAACTTACGGCTGCGGTTGAAATATCGGTCAGCACGGCATGAAGTGATAAGCAGGCCCGAAATGCCATCATGTTTGTTCGGGCTTCGTTACAAGATTGCTACGCCTGTCCACGTCAGAAGAGCCAGAGCTAGAATCAGGGTTGTGCGTCTTAATGCGGTCTTGGGTTTGTCTTATCCATCCGCGTCTCGCGACTCATGCGGGTGGACTCTGTTGAGTGGAACGCATAGTTTTAAGACGCCTTAACTCTTAACATATCGATACCTAGCATTATGCAGTGGTACTTTCTACCCGTCTTTCCGGGTACTGTACATGTTTGCTTCTCTCTGTCTTGTTGAGTTAAAAGGCAGCTGAGCTTCACTGGCTATGGCGGATGGATGGACAAGTGAACACGCGAGCGTCTTCCCCCCCATCCGCCGATCAACCCCCGACTACAGCGTCTAGATGACGCCTACGAGCGTAGCATCACTCTAAGGTACGGATACTGGCCTAGCTTCCTTTGGTGCAGTTCGCTTTGCTCTGAGGTGCTTGACTGGCCCCTCCAAAGGTTCCATCTGTAATCCTCccgcctctcttctccctaTCTCTTAGTGATACTACAAACCCTTTCTTTCCCCCAACATCCTTGTTTTTCGAACCTTCTTGTCTTTTACTTCATACCTTCACCTTTTTCACTCCTTGGCCTGCTCGAGGTCGTCAACTGCGAGCGTCCAAGTCATCTATTACTTGCCTTGTTCCACTCTGCCGCATATCGCCTCCGCCAACCCCCCGACATAGGCGGATACAGTTATCTAGGGGGTCCacttccatcatcaacacatCTTATCTTGTCCGCCATTTCCTTATCGGCGCGAACCTCGCAGCTTCACGACAATTACAACGAGCGCAACAATCATGGCGTTTCATCAGCCGACTCGACAGTCGGTCCAGCGCGTCGTACGGGCTCCTGTTGATGAGCAAGAGATCCCCCGAAGAGAGGTGCCAATTACCCAAGAACGTGAACCAGAACAGTCGCAGACATGGGTGCTCTTCGCGCCCACTGATgtgacaacaacatcatatCTCACCGAAACGGACCACTCATTGAAAACTCCTGGAAGATCACGAGTGGGAGATCTGGGCAGCTTGAACTCGGCTGCGAAATCGGAGGCTGAGTCACGCCAATCTGCCTCAGCATTTggtcttgatgaagaggatgatgccGAGCTAGATAGTCTAGATGGCCACTTGCCAGGCTTTCGCTCAATACCTGCAGTGCAGTATCAGCCACAGGACGAACAGCAGGGATCTGGGCCAGTTTTTCCCGGCCACGATGGTCTGGGCTCCTTCCACCTTGACCAGCCCACCTTGGGGGCCGAAGCACAAGATCACATCTACCAATTCGAACGATTCAATCCCAGACGGCAGTATCAACGGAGAGAGAGTTTTGATCTGCGGCAGCTCGATGTAGAGCATGATCAGGTTCATGAGGCAGAGAAGCGCCAAAGAATCGAAGCTTGGCGACTGGAACACAGTCGAGTACTGCTAGGTGAGATCCAGCGCGAGACAAGGAGGAGACGATTTTCGCAAGCATCTATTCAGAAACGCCCATCCTCCAATGTGCCTTCTGTACCGTCGGCCCTTGCCTATGATGGAGAATCAGACAACATGACATGGCACGATGAGGATGCTATTGGAACATCATCAGATTCAGAAGGGTTCTTTTCTAAAGTCACCAGAAGATTCTTGCGAGATGTAGTTGGAATGGACGAACGATCGATTTCAGTGTTCCTGGGAGAAACGGTAcctgaggatgatgaagatctATCGTCAACACCCCGCGCCTCCCAAACCTTGGCATGGGAGTCGCGACAGTTTGCCTCTAGAGAGGAGTGGCAGTTGGACATGCTGGAGAGGATGTCAAGGGAGCTTGGTTCACTTGTCAGCCATATTTCGCACCATCCTGGTGCATTCTCAACCTATACCCGAGTCCAGCAGATGCCACTTCCCTACGCTGGCCTTCCAATCATCCCAGAGTCAAACTCGTCTCATTCCGCCACAGACAACATTCGACCAACAGAACACGAACACGCGTCATTCCCACAATTCAAACCAACAATTCAAACATCACCACAACCCATCAACATTCATGGCAGATCTGAACCATCGGCCGAAGCAACACAAGCGTCACGACAAGACACTCCTATGAGCAACACTTTCACTCAGGAGGAATGGGAGAAGGATCTTGATATGAAACTGGTGTTCAGATATCTACGCTCTCGTTTCATGCCACGAAGCAGCAATCCTGccccatcaacaccagctcATCTGGCTACGTCGAATAGTCAAGACACAGCCGCAAAGCTGGCGCGCGTCCGTCAACACCACCCGCTGGTTTCACGCATGCGACCTCCCGCCGAACGCCGAACGTTCAAAGCTATAACGCCCGGAAGTCCAGTGGCAATTCGGCATCCGAGTAGTTGCGCGAGTCAGAGCACCAGACGATCCGCCCGCCGTAGTAGTGTCTCATCTCGACATTACTGGGATATAGGTGGATCTCTGGGTACAGGCTCTGTAATCGCGTCTAATGGTCCGATGGGTAGCTGGGGCGAAGTGTGATGATAATTATGATATatgtgaagatgaaagtGTGACAGATGTTGACGCATGAGCTACGACGGGCGCATTATAATGGTCGCATCAGGAGTATTATGAGCATTTGCCCAGTTGCAGGTTAACTACTTGATGTAAGTTTTAAACGATGGGAATCACCGCTATTGAAAATTATTCAAATATGTTGGTTGGAGTTTTTCTGGGACATGATAGAGTTTTATTTTTATGATTTTACGGACTTGTCCTTGGGTAGGTCCCCCAATACTCACTTCAAACAAAGAAACTATTCCTTCATTCTCTACAGATAAATTGCTGTCGATCGTCCTAATGCTAATTCACTGTGattttatttcctttgtCACTAAATGTTCTGGTGTTGCACAGCCAGCCATTATCCGAGGCGAAGGGCCCAGTTATCGCCTCAGTGAATGAGTCGAGATCAGAACACAATGGGACATGACAATCACGTCAATCTtggaaagaaaaagtaaCATCAGGAGAGGCTGAGAGCCAATTGCATTTTCAGCCTCGTGTAACATTTGCCTCAATGAGCCATCTCTAATTCTTTGCACGGGTTGTATTATTCTTGGTGAACAAAGCTCCAGCCTGTACCTGAGTCCAGAGGGGTTCTTTGTAAGTGGTGTAAGTCCTGAACTGCGTATCATTCACACGTGGTAACGGGCCTAGGATGGTTC
This DNA window, taken from Fusarium oxysporum f. sp. lycopersici 4287 chromosome 7, whole genome shotgun sequence, encodes the following:
- a CDS encoding 60S ribosomal protein L30; amino-acid sequence: MAPQKKSKKDANSINSKLALVMKSGKVTLGYKSTLKSLRSGKAKLIIIAGNTPPLRKSELEYYSMLSKAPIHHFSGNNVSPKSLGLFTNIVMLPETAT
- a CDS encoding 60S ribosomal protein L10-A (At least one base has a quality score < 10); amino-acid sequence: MEAESVKKKLHGFLKDIARKAVWDILCVLLCFLLHQHHQPDIHQNSDKMARRPARCYRYCKNKPYPKSRFNRGVPDPKIRIFDLGRKRANVDDFPLCIHLVSNEYEQLSSEALEAARICANKYLVKNTGKEGFHLRVRAHPFHVVRINKMLSCAGADRLQTGMRGAWGKPNGTVARVNIGQILMSVRTRDANRAIALEALRRSQYKFPGRQKIIVSKNWGFTPLRREEYLDKKAAGRVKVDGAYVQFLSNHGSLERNIRRFPDAFKSEA
- a CDS encoding 60S ribosomal protein L30, coding for MAPQKKSKKDANSINSKLALVMKSGKVTLGYKSTLKSLRSGKAKLIIIAGNTPPLRKSELEYYSMLSKAPIHHFSGNNIELGTACGKLFRCSTMAILDAGDSDILSDQQA